One stretch of Desulfobaccales bacterium DNA includes these proteins:
- a CDS encoding type ISP restriction/modification enzyme, with protein MRDRPFDVRFTYYTGKSRGFLSMPRPEVMGHMLAGGNLGLITTRQSRDDWAVLITSHLIGHKSLAAFDINYLFPRYLYPQRMFAGGDRTTNFSPKFLEDLSQKLGLTFLPEGRGDLTATFGPEDVFYYAYAVFHSPTYRSHYAEFLRVDFPRLPLTRHRDLFAAPVKLGAELAALHLMESPVLEQLITSFPVSGSNRVDRVHYDEPRRRVYINAEQYFEGAPAEVWAFQVGGYQVCHKWLKDRKGRTPSFDDLTHYQKIVKALAETLRLMAEIDDVIDAHGGWPLDRGE; from the coding sequence GTGCGGGATCGGCCCTTTGATGTGCGCTTCACTTATTACACCGGAAAGTCCCGGGGCTTTCTCTCCATGCCCCGGCCTGAGGTCATGGGGCATATGCTGGCAGGTGGGAATTTAGGCCTCATCACTACTCGCCAAAGCCGTGATGATTGGGCCGTGCTGATAACAAGTCACCTCATAGGTCACAAATCCCTTGCAGCTTTTGACATAAACTATCTGTTTCCGCGTTATCTTTACCCACAACGCATGTTTGCCGGGGGCGACAGGACCACGAATTTCAGCCCTAAATTCCTGGAGGACTTATCCCAGAAGCTGGGTTTGACCTTTTTGCCTGAAGGCAGGGGCGACCTCACCGCCACCTTTGGCCCGGAAGACGTGTTTTATTATGCCTATGCGGTTTTTCACTCCCCTACTTACCGGAGCCACTATGCCGAGTTTCTCAGGGTGGATTTCCCCCGCCTGCCCCTGACCCGCCACCGTGATCTTTTCGCCGCCCCGGTGAAGCTGGGGGCGGAGCTGGCCGCCCTGCACCTCATGGAGTCCCCGGTTCTGGAGCAGCTCATCACCTCCTTTCCCGTGTCCGGCTCCAACCGGGTGGACCGGGTGCACTATGATGAGCCCCGCCGCCGGGTCTATATTAATGCCGAACAATATTTCGAGGGCGCTCCAGCGGAGGTCTGGGCCTTTCAGGTGGGGGGCTACCAGGTGTGCCACAAGTGGCTGAAAGACCGCAAAGGCCGCACTCCAAGCTTTGATGACCTCACCCATTACCAGAAGATCGTGAAGGCCCTGGCCGAAACCCTCCGCCTCATGGCTGAGATTGATGACGTGATTGACGCCCACGGCGGTTGGCCACTGGACCGGGGGGAATAA